A stretch of Paludisphaera borealis DNA encodes these proteins:
- a CDS encoding tetratricopeptide repeat protein: MMDQLAESAAGVDDNDQPEPGDADGFIERGVARLDGREPGLAVEDFDAAVRLDPADSKAYFNRGRARLALGDYALAIRDFDEALRLAPENAYALSFRAAARHHQGDDSGAFADYDRAIALSPGAASLYCGRGALLHSLEDYRAAVADYTRAIALEPNAAEAYRSRGLARYADDDWTAAIADFSEAIRLRPEDARIYLHRAYARQAAEDDEGTLADYGEALRLDPKLADAYRGRAGILEALGRDEEADADHEKAERLDDEKPSGEDAMTERTAQIDVLIRSHFEPTPSGDLTITERVFPHRVRADLQRAVDRAFGGETTVSFFCGVRKRYNHEGIGFNDLLIKDRNEPAVLVPPMYEEVDVGGDEPVRCLKNGLWLLEADGVRFAVFLEQHSHFGRMERLRIQVATTNDPPGFQVAQGFFRRLEEAVQCAESYRGKILSLEADEHYTGRSSGVRVHKLAHVERDQVILPARTLDLLERNVIRFVGLRPRLNGLGLATKKGLLFYGPPGTGKTHTIHYLAAALPGHTTLLITAEQVGLLDEYMTLARLLQPSVVVIEDVDLIARDRTTMDSPCEEVLLNKLLNEMDGLRPDAEILFVLTTNRPEALESALASRPGRVDQVIEFPLPDEAGRAKLVRLYARGMEVPEDVLRASVKRTEGVSASFIKELMRRSAQFHLERDGSGSLALEDVESALDELLFSGGTLNRKLLGGFLGEPGASCSPGA, encoded by the coding sequence ATGATGGATCAACTCGCCGAGTCCGCCGCAGGGGTCGACGATAACGATCAGCCCGAACCGGGCGACGCCGACGGTTTCATCGAGCGGGGCGTCGCCCGTCTGGACGGGCGGGAACCGGGCCTGGCCGTCGAGGACTTCGACGCCGCCGTCCGCCTCGACCCGGCCGACTCGAAAGCTTACTTCAACCGAGGCAGGGCCCGGCTGGCCCTGGGCGATTACGCCCTGGCGATCCGGGACTTCGACGAGGCGCTTCGGCTGGCGCCCGAGAACGCCTACGCCCTCTCTTTTCGGGCGGCCGCCCGCCATCACCAGGGCGACGATTCCGGGGCCTTCGCCGATTACGATCGGGCCATCGCCCTCAGCCCGGGGGCGGCCTCGCTTTACTGCGGCCGAGGCGCCTTGCTGCACTCCCTGGAGGATTACCGGGCCGCCGTCGCCGACTATACCAGGGCCATCGCCCTCGAGCCGAACGCCGCCGAAGCCTATCGCAGCCGGGGCCTGGCCCGGTACGCCGATGACGACTGGACGGCGGCGATCGCCGACTTCTCCGAGGCGATCCGGCTCCGACCCGAAGACGCCCGCATCTACCTGCACCGGGCCTATGCCCGGCAGGCCGCCGAGGACGACGAGGGCACCCTCGCCGACTACGGCGAAGCCCTCCGGCTCGACCCGAAGCTCGCCGATGCATACCGGGGCCGTGCCGGAATTCTGGAGGCGCTGGGCCGGGACGAGGAAGCCGACGCCGACCACGAAAAGGCCGAGCGGCTTGATGACGAGAAACCTTCAGGAGAGGACGCCATGACCGAGCGCACGGCCCAGATCGATGTCTTGATCCGGTCCCACTTCGAGCCGACGCCGTCTGGCGACCTGACGATCACCGAGCGAGTGTTCCCCCACCGGGTCCGGGCCGACTTGCAGAGGGCCGTCGATCGGGCCTTCGGCGGCGAGACGACCGTCTCGTTCTTCTGCGGCGTCCGCAAGCGGTACAACCACGAGGGGATCGGCTTCAACGACCTGTTGATCAAGGACCGCAACGAGCCGGCTGTTCTGGTGCCTCCCATGTACGAGGAGGTCGACGTCGGCGGCGACGAGCCGGTCCGATGCCTGAAGAACGGCCTGTGGCTTCTCGAAGCCGACGGGGTGCGGTTCGCCGTCTTCCTGGAGCAGCACTCCCACTTCGGGCGCATGGAGCGGCTGCGGATCCAAGTGGCCACGACCAACGACCCGCCGGGCTTCCAGGTCGCCCAGGGCTTCTTCCGGAGACTGGAGGAAGCGGTCCAGTGCGCCGAGTCGTACCGGGGCAAGATCCTCTCGCTGGAGGCCGACGAGCACTACACCGGCCGGTCGTCGGGCGTCCGGGTCCACAAGCTGGCCCACGTCGAGCGGGATCAAGTCATCCTGCCGGCCCGGACGCTCGACCTTCTGGAGCGGAACGTGATCCGGTTCGTCGGCCTGCGGCCCCGACTCAACGGGCTCGGCCTTGCGACCAAGAAGGGGCTGCTGTTCTACGGGCCGCCGGGTACAGGCAAGACGCACACGATCCACTACCTGGCCGCCGCCCTGCCGGGGCACACCACGTTGCTGATCACCGCCGAGCAGGTCGGGCTGCTGGACGAGTACATGACGCTCGCCCGCCTGCTCCAGCCGAGCGTCGTGGTGATCGAGGACGTGGACCTGATCGCCAGGGACCGCACGACGATGGACAGTCCGTGCGAGGAGGTCCTGCTCAACAAGCTCCTGAACGAGATGGACGGGCTGCGGCCCGACGCCGAGATCCTCTTCGTCTTGACGACCAACCGGCCCGAGGCACTGGAGTCGGCCCTGGCGTCCAGGCCGGGGCGGGTGGACCAGGTGATCGAGTTCCCGCTGCCCGACGAAGCGGGCCGGGCGAAGCTGGTGCGGCTCTACGCCAGGGGCATGGAGGTGCCCGAGGACGTGCTCCGGGCGTCGGTGAAACGGACGGAGGGGGTGAGCGCCTCGTTCATCAAGGAGTTGATGCGACGGTCCGCCCAATTCCACTTGGAACGGGATGGCTCGGGGTCGCTCGCCCTGGAGGACGTCGAGTCGGCCCTGGACGAACTCCTCTTCAGCGGCGGCACCCTGAACCGGAAGCTCCTGGGCGGGTTTCTCGGCGAGCCAGGAGCCTCTTGCAGTCCAGGAGCTTGA
- a CDS encoding PcfJ domain-containing protein, producing MRPTSPRKPTAKAAVDQAVRRALGVVAGWDLDASAAFERLVLHVRRRSDLLRPPMAGRRYDPKGCEKILSGLLSLASFHSQWLRPIDSWEPAGENLLPQFSTLARHLLAAYSVPAFLTSVWFDGSTVEARRRQGWFTHIGSGGNIRSADLPLPYTKRMAHMFLQAPDHVSVEKALRWGQVRGLGGSERLAEAVAATRLGRSFESEDFWGTVVRFLVNHPELESAQVDPIIEYLYDQRFVPRTCFDEVGGEGVERPPQPDLSMKGRTAKALWRQVAEWRRDLGVRGRPVLRWPRSGIGEFRLFEPRPGGLDGRVWTIRELLSSRALRAEGGAMRHCVAGYANLCTRRRSTIWSMAVEDHDGRRRVLTIEVDPTTRKVTQARRCCNWGPNPKDREILGLWAKNQGLSVEC from the coding sequence ATGCGCCCGACCTCTCCTCGAAAGCCGACGGCGAAGGCCGCCGTCGACCAGGCGGTCCGCCGTGCGCTCGGCGTCGTCGCCGGCTGGGACCTTGACGCCAGCGCCGCCTTCGAGCGACTGGTTCTGCACGTCCGTCGCCGCTCGGACCTGCTGCGTCCTCCGATGGCCGGCAGGCGATACGACCCGAAGGGCTGCGAGAAGATCCTCTCGGGTCTTCTGTCGCTGGCGTCCTTTCACTCGCAATGGCTCAGACCGATCGATTCATGGGAGCCTGCGGGAGAAAACCTGCTGCCGCAGTTCTCGACGCTGGCCCGGCACCTGCTGGCAGCCTATTCGGTCCCGGCGTTTCTCACGTCGGTCTGGTTCGATGGATCGACCGTCGAAGCTCGACGCCGGCAAGGCTGGTTCACGCACATCGGCTCGGGCGGGAACATCCGCAGCGCCGACCTGCCGCTGCCGTATACGAAACGGATGGCCCACATGTTCCTCCAGGCTCCCGACCACGTCTCGGTCGAAAAGGCGCTTCGGTGGGGGCAGGTCCGTGGACTCGGCGGTTCCGAGAGGCTCGCCGAAGCGGTGGCCGCCACCCGGCTGGGACGTTCGTTCGAGTCGGAGGATTTCTGGGGCACGGTCGTCCGGTTCCTCGTGAACCACCCGGAACTCGAAAGCGCCCAGGTCGATCCGATCATCGAGTACCTTTATGACCAGCGCTTCGTACCCCGGACGTGCTTCGACGAAGTCGGCGGCGAGGGGGTGGAGAGGCCGCCCCAGCCCGACCTCTCGATGAAGGGGCGGACGGCGAAAGCGTTGTGGCGACAGGTCGCCGAGTGGCGGAGGGATCTGGGCGTGCGAGGAAGGCCGGTTCTTCGCTGGCCTCGGAGCGGGATCGGAGAGTTCCGACTCTTCGAACCGAGACCCGGCGGGCTGGACGGCCGGGTCTGGACGATCCGGGAACTGCTCAGCAGCCGGGCACTGCGGGCCGAGGGCGGGGCGATGCGCCATTGCGTCGCCGGCTATGCGAACCTCTGCACGAGGAGGCGGTCCACGATCTGGTCGATGGCCGTCGAGGACCACGACGGCCGGCGGCGGGTCCTGACCATCGAAGTGGACCCGACGACGAGGAAGGTGACGCAGGCCAGACGATGCTGCAACTGGGGGCCGAACCCCAAGGATCGAGAAATCCTGGGGCTATGGGCCAAGAATCAGGGGTTGTCGGTGGAATGCTGA
- a CDS encoding DUF2809 domain-containing protein yields MSQTPRNPITGLVLIALTAILGIGSRRFGHSLPGFVAAYAGDTLWALVTFLGIGLLLPRASTWRVAALAMSFSVMIEVSQLYHAPWIDSIRRTTLGGLVLGHGFLWSDLACYAVGVGIGMLVELTGLHDGSAPGTRRRCP; encoded by the coding sequence ATGTCGCAGACCCCACGCAACCCGATCACCGGGCTTGTCTTGATCGCCCTGACAGCCATCTTGGGGATCGGCTCCCGCCGCTTTGGGCATTCGTTGCCCGGCTTCGTGGCAGCTTACGCCGGGGATACGCTCTGGGCGCTCGTCACCTTTCTCGGCATCGGCCTGCTCCTGCCGAGGGCTTCAACGTGGCGGGTCGCCGCATTGGCGATGTCGTTCTCGGTGATGATCGAGGTGAGCCAATTGTACCACGCCCCGTGGATCGACTCGATCCGTCGGACGACTTTGGGCGGGTTGGTCTTGGGCCACGGCTTCCTCTGGAGCGACCTGGCCTGCTACGCCGTGGGCGTCGGGATCGGTATGCTGGTCGAACTGACCGGCCTGCACGACGGCTCCGCACCTGGGACTCGACGCCGATGCCCTTGA
- a CDS encoding SDR family NAD(P)-dependent oxidoreductase, giving the protein MDLQLRGKRALVTGSTVGIGFAAAAGLYREGASVVVNGRSRQRVEEAVEKLRGTSGDGEVSGIAADLSTAEGVNDLIRQLPEVDILVNNLGIFEPKPFEEIPDADWMRFFETNVLSGVRLTRHYLPGMKARNWGRVVFVSSESAVQIPAEMIHYGMTKTAQLAVARGVAETVAGTGITVNSVLPGPTESEGVATFVADLARQRGVDRSVVEAEFFQTARPSSLIKRFATVEEVANMIVYVCSPLASATNGAALRVDGGVVRSIV; this is encoded by the coding sequence ATGGATCTGCAACTCAGGGGCAAGCGGGCGCTTGTGACGGGCTCGACCGTCGGGATCGGTTTTGCTGCGGCGGCGGGGCTGTACCGGGAGGGGGCCTCCGTCGTCGTCAACGGCCGCAGCCGGCAGCGAGTCGAGGAGGCCGTCGAGAAGCTCCGTGGCACAAGCGGCGACGGCGAGGTCTCGGGCATCGCCGCCGACCTGTCTACCGCCGAGGGCGTGAACGATCTGATCCGCCAACTCCCCGAGGTGGACATCTTGGTCAACAACCTCGGCATCTTCGAGCCCAAGCCGTTCGAGGAGATCCCCGACGCCGACTGGATGCGATTCTTCGAGACCAACGTCCTGAGCGGCGTCCGGCTGACCCGCCACTACCTGCCCGGCATGAAGGCCCGCAACTGGGGTCGTGTGGTCTTCGTCTCCAGCGAGTCGGCGGTACAGATTCCCGCCGAGATGATCCACTACGGCATGACCAAGACGGCCCAGCTTGCCGTGGCCCGAGGGGTGGCCGAGACGGTCGCCGGGACCGGCATCACAGTCAACTCGGTGCTGCCCGGCCCGACCGAATCGGAGGGTGTGGCGACGTTTGTGGCCGACCTGGCGAGGCAGAGAGGCGTGGACCGTTCGGTCGTCGAGGCCGAGTTCTTCCAGACCGCCCGGCCGAGTTCGCTGATCAAGCGGTTCGCCACGGTCGAGGAGGTGGCGAACATGATCGTTTACGTGTGCAGCCCGCTGGCCTCGGCCACCAATGGGGCGGCCCTGAGGGTCGATGGCGGCGTCGTCCGGTCGATCGTCTGA
- a CDS encoding DUF952 domain-containing protein: protein MPEILHITPRAMWERAVAEGEYRSHDLATEGFIHCLTSEQLPYVHGKFYTGRTELVVLLIDGEKLKPALKWENPHETWKLFPHVYGPINLDAVVEVVPLEDARGRGLTG, encoded by the coding sequence ATGCCCGAAATCCTGCACATCACGCCCCGAGCCATGTGGGAACGGGCCGTCGCCGAGGGCGAGTACCGCAGCCACGACCTGGCGACCGAAGGATTCATCCACTGCTTGACTTCGGAGCAGTTGCCGTACGTCCACGGGAAGTTCTATACGGGCCGGACCGAGCTGGTCGTCTTGCTTATCGACGGCGAGAAACTGAAGCCGGCCTTGAAGTGGGAGAATCCTCACGAGACGTGGAAGTTGTTCCCCCACGTCTACGGACCGATCAATCTGGACGCCGTGGTCGAGGTGGTGCCCCTCGAAGACGCCCGCGGGCGTGGGCTGACGGGATGA
- a CDS encoding transposase: MSPSPVLLRLGGGPKEPRYRYTHDRVRQRARRLGDKSDEFREGYRWPSGIEGTMSRFKHQMRMASLRIRGRRAVGYVTFLRALGLNIHRVGAYKAAC; this comes from the coding sequence GTGTCCCCTTCACCCGTCCTGTTGCGCCTCGGCGGTGGACCTAAAGAACCCCGCTATCGATACACGCACGACCGCGTTCGTCAGCGAGCGCGGCGACTCGGAGACAAGTCCGACGAATTCCGAGAGGGCTATCGCTGGCCCTCGGGGATCGAAGGGACGATGTCCCGGTTCAAGCACCAGATGAGGATGGCGTCTCTGCGCATCCGCGGCCGGCGTGCGGTGGGTTACGTGACCTTCCTTCGCGCCCTCGGTCTGAACATCCATCGGGTCGGGGCCTATAAGGCGGCTTGTTGA
- a CDS encoding Arc family DNA-binding protein, with protein sequence MPETVVHFQIRMPPPMHETLASRARAEKSSLNALIVSLLSQAVAKQESTAPAPSTGAAS encoded by the coding sequence ATGCCCGAGACCGTGGTTCATTTCCAAATCCGTATGCCGCCTCCCATGCACGAAACCCTGGCGAGCCGCGCGCGGGCCGAGAAAAGCTCGCTCAACGCCTTGATCGTGTCGCTGCTGTCCCAAGCCGTCGCGAAACAAGAGTCGACAGCGCCGGCACCCTCGACCGGGGCTGCCTCGTAG
- a CDS encoding PTS sugar transporter subunit IIA, with product MNLSVRDTAGLLKVSEKTIYRWIKQQTIPAYRVQEQYRFNRAEILEWATSRRLNVSSEIFAEPEAEGQPVPSLLDALEAGGVFYRVSGDDKEDALREAVELLRLPDEVDREFLLRVLLAREAIAPTACGDGVAIPHVRNPIVLHVERPMVTLCFLERPIEYGALDGKPVGTLFMVISPTTRAHLHLMAKLSFVLRDQGVRHAVERQESRLEILRQIGRAEQELAPSDVRAPSVAAAGSSGSG from the coding sequence ATGAACCTATCCGTCCGCGACACGGCCGGCCTCCTGAAGGTCTCCGAGAAGACGATCTATCGCTGGATCAAGCAGCAGACCATCCCGGCCTACCGGGTCCAGGAACAGTACCGCTTCAACCGGGCGGAGATTCTGGAATGGGCGACGTCTCGTCGCCTGAACGTCTCCAGTGAGATTTTCGCGGAGCCGGAGGCGGAAGGGCAACCCGTGCCGTCGCTCCTCGATGCGCTGGAAGCCGGCGGGGTTTTCTATCGGGTCTCCGGCGACGACAAGGAAGACGCGCTGCGCGAGGCCGTGGAGCTGCTGCGATTGCCGGACGAGGTGGATCGGGAGTTTCTCCTCCGAGTGCTTCTCGCTCGGGAGGCCATTGCGCCCACGGCGTGCGGCGACGGCGTCGCGATCCCGCACGTAAGAAACCCCATCGTCCTCCACGTCGAGCGTCCGATGGTCACGCTCTGCTTTCTCGAGCGGCCGATCGAGTACGGGGCTCTCGACGGGAAACCGGTGGGCACGCTCTTCATGGTCATCAGCCCGACCACGCGGGCCCACCTGCACCTGATGGCCAAGCTCTCCTTCGTGCTCCGCGACCAGGGCGTACGCCACGCGGTCGAGCGGCAAGAGTCCCGGCTGGAGATCCTCCGCCAGATCGGCCGTGCGGAACAGGAGCTCGCGCCGTCGGACGTACGGGCCCCTTCAGTGGCCGCGGCCGGCTCGTCGGGATCGGGGTGA
- a CDS encoding CvpA family protein produces the protein MGLDLALSAVILFAAIRGWLRGFVSQAIRLSGFVGCFYLADPVRDQARPYVLTRLPKVDPALMDRILWWASAVVAYVVVVGVATLAIKMMRRPDVSGKPEARRDDQFAGFLFGAAKGALVAVFLTAAVQKYGIEAAKKMQLEWAGKQVENSKALVWNQKYQPVPKIWESPPVRRFVEHIQRNGLSPVPVDATAAPDEVAELRPDDGSRRPPRLDLSPLGQADSNAELDLDREVAEDLERIKAERDARREAEDWR, from the coding sequence ATGGGCTTGGACCTGGCACTGAGCGCGGTCATCTTGTTCGCGGCGATTCGCGGCTGGCTGCGCGGTTTCGTGAGCCAGGCGATTCGGCTTTCCGGTTTCGTGGGCTGCTTCTACCTGGCCGACCCGGTCCGCGACCAGGCGAGGCCGTACGTGCTGACCCGGCTCCCGAAGGTCGATCCCGCCTTGATGGACCGGATTCTCTGGTGGGCCTCGGCGGTCGTGGCGTACGTCGTGGTCGTCGGGGTGGCGACGCTGGCGATCAAGATGATGCGCCGGCCCGACGTCTCGGGAAAACCGGAGGCCCGTCGCGACGACCAGTTCGCCGGCTTCCTGTTCGGGGCCGCCAAAGGGGCGCTTGTCGCCGTGTTCCTGACGGCCGCCGTGCAGAAATACGGGATCGAGGCCGCCAAGAAGATGCAATTGGAATGGGCCGGCAAGCAGGTCGAAAATTCGAAGGCCCTCGTCTGGAACCAGAAGTACCAGCCGGTCCCCAAGATCTGGGAATCCCCCCCGGTGCGCCGGTTCGTCGAGCACATCCAGCGCAACGGTCTGAGCCCGGTTCCCGTCGACGCGACGGCCGCGCCGGACGAGGTCGCCGAGTTGCGCCCCGACGACGGCTCGCGACGCCCGCCGCGACTCGATCTCTCGCCGCTCGGCCAGGCCGATTCGAACGCCGAGCTTGACCTCGATCGCGAGGTCGCCGAGGACCTCGAACGGATCAAGGCCGAGCGCGACGCGCGGCGCGAGGCCGAGGACTGGCGTTGA
- a CDS encoding DUF6798 domain-containing protein, translated as MRLVLMLGVVLVWLACSWVAVEGLQHVGTTVFQPFRMATFARGLALICAVGRVLTLWDRGGWMSQLRAALIPLGLTGDWLLVVVVGVETATTLVESIGRRWRIEAFASLVFVWALAYGCLFLSRHDTERGDRPLLALIAVSLVVTCLCNRMPRMQWSWTPRRWRWAMTLAWATPLAALAAGMIPNDHPMATSPAVRGLVARCRFAAVPIDEVEVLASWCRENTPPDARFIGPPGPKGFRLWSRRSLAFNRAGSPYHAEGIDDWFRRFADHVDFHGTPAEFVRAYLDGRHRLESRYDAMTDAQRAALAVRQGADHVVALRPTSGDETSAGPLELLHAEGKYAVYRLRPESAVVAHRQR; from the coding sequence TTGCGTCTTGTCCTGATGCTCGGGGTCGTGCTGGTCTGGCTCGCGTGTTCCTGGGTGGCGGTCGAGGGCTTGCAGCACGTCGGGACGACGGTGTTCCAGCCGTTTCGGATGGCGACCTTCGCGCGGGGGCTGGCCCTCATCTGTGCGGTCGGGCGCGTTCTCACGCTCTGGGATCGCGGAGGCTGGATGTCGCAATTGCGCGCCGCCTTGATTCCGCTCGGGCTGACGGGAGACTGGCTGCTCGTGGTCGTCGTCGGCGTCGAGACCGCGACGACCCTCGTCGAATCGATCGGCCGGCGATGGCGAATCGAAGCGTTCGCCTCCCTCGTGTTCGTCTGGGCGCTCGCTTACGGCTGCCTGTTCCTATCGCGGCACGACACCGAGCGCGGCGACCGTCCGCTGCTGGCCCTGATCGCCGTCAGCCTGGTTGTGACGTGTCTCTGCAACAGAATGCCTCGGATGCAATGGTCCTGGACGCCCCGGCGCTGGCGGTGGGCGATGACGTTGGCCTGGGCGACGCCATTGGCGGCCCTGGCTGCGGGGATGATTCCGAACGATCACCCGATGGCGACGAGCCCGGCGGTTCGGGGGCTCGTCGCGCGCTGCCGGTTCGCGGCGGTGCCGATCGACGAGGTCGAGGTGCTCGCGAGCTGGTGCCGCGAGAACACGCCGCCCGACGCGCGGTTCATCGGGCCGCCGGGGCCGAAGGGCTTTCGGCTCTGGTCGCGGCGGAGCCTGGCGTTCAACCGCGCGGGGAGCCCGTACCACGCCGAGGGGATCGACGATTGGTTCCGGCGGTTCGCCGACCATGTCGACTTTCACGGGACGCCCGCCGAGTTCGTCCGCGCCTATCTCGACGGCCGCCACCGCCTCGAATCGCGGTACGATGCGATGACCGACGCCCAGCGCGCCGCGCTGGCCGTCCGCCAGGGGGCCGACCACGTCGTCGCGCTCCGGCCGACTTCGGGCGACGAGACTTCCGCCGGCCCGCTCGAATTGCTGCACGCTGAGGGGAAGTACGCGGTCTACCGGCTTCGCCCGGAATCGGCGGTCGTCGCCCATCGCCAGCGGTAG
- the prfB gene encoding peptide chain release factor 2 (programmed frameshift), which yields MDAELKRSAKNVIDRILHLRDSLDFGEKVARRDSLQSDMEGASFWNDQEKAKAVIAEMKTLNGVLKPFEALVKQAEDLSASIDLADEIETDEFDEEIRPASEKAEKDLATFELQSMLSGPNDHCNAFVTIHAGAGGTEACDWAEMLMRMYMMWAENRGFTTQITDREDGGAAGIAQATIHIKGEYAYGSLRAESGVHRLVRISPYDSAARRQTSFSSVDVLPEIDETIDIVLKDEDLKRDVFRCGGPGGQHQNKTESGVRFTHLPTGIAAESRSERSQHKNSANAMALLKAKLIRREEEKRDAEYAKKYDEKGEISFGNQIRSYVLQPYQLVKDTRTGYEVGNPRSVLDGNLDGFIEAYLRMKLSKGSA from the exons GTGGATGCTGAGTTGAAGCGATCGGCCAAGAATGTGATCGATCGTATACTCCATTTACGAGACTCTCTT GACTTCGGCGAAAAAGTAGCTCGCCGCGACAGCCTCCAGAGCGACATGGAAGGCGCATCGTTCTGGAACGATCAAGAGAAGGCCAAGGCGGTCATCGCCGAGATGAAGACGCTCAACGGCGTCCTCAAGCCGTTCGAAGCGCTGGTCAAGCAGGCTGAGGATCTCTCGGCCTCGATCGACCTGGCCGATGAAATCGAGACCGACGAGTTCGACGAAGAGATCCGGCCGGCCTCGGAAAAGGCCGAGAAGGATCTGGCGACTTTCGAGCTTCAGTCGATGCTCAGCGGCCCCAACGACCACTGCAACGCGTTCGTGACGATTCACGCCGGCGCCGGCGGCACCGAGGCCTGCGACTGGGCCGAAATGCTCATGCGCATGTACATGATGTGGGCCGAGAACCGGGGCTTCACGACCCAGATCACCGACCGCGAGGACGGCGGCGCCGCGGGCATCGCCCAGGCGACGATCCACATCAAGGGGGAGTACGCCTACGGCAGCCTTCGGGCCGAATCCGGCGTCCACCGGCTGGTGCGGATCAGCCCGTACGACTCCGCCGCGCGGCGGCAGACCTCGTTCTCGTCGGTCGACGTCCTCCCCGAGATCGACGAGACCATCGACATCGTCCTCAAGGACGAAGACCTCAAACGCGACGTGTTCCGTTGCGGCGGTCCCGGCGGCCAGCACCAGAACAAGACCGAGTCGGGCGTGCGGTTCACGCACCTGCCGACCGGTATCGCGGCCGAGTCGCGGAGCGAACGCTCGCAGCACAAGAACAGCGCCAACGCGATGGCCCTGCTCAAGGCCAAGCTGATCCGCCGTGAGGAAGAGAAGCGCGACGCCGAGTACGCCAAGAAGTACGACGAGAAGGGCGAGATCAGCTTCGGCAACCAGATCCGCTCCTACGTCCTCCAGCCTTACCAGCTCGTCAAGGACACGCGGACCGGCTACGAAGTCGGCAACCCGCGCTCGGTCCTCGACGGCAACCTCGACGGGTTCATCGAGGCCTACCTCCGGATGAAGCTGTCCAAGGGAAGCGCGTAG
- the gluQRS gene encoding tRNA glutamyl-Q(34) synthetase GluQRS has translation MKPSQSPPAVGRLAPSPTGGLHLGHARTFLIAWLAARSGGGRVILRIEDLDAARVRDEARDAALVDLRWLGLDWDEGPYVQSDRRAVYDDALDRLKAAERIYPCTCTRADIERAASAPHPEDEGPTYPGACAHRLAADARAFGDRPFAWRFRVEPGPVAWDDQFLGRRELDPTRLGGDFVIARNTLGPSYQLAVVVDDALMGVSQVVRGADLVPSTPRQILLYRALGWTPPRFGHVPLVVGPDGRRLAKRDGSIKLSTLREQGVDPQRLIGALARSCGWTSTLTPSYPADWINRYDPDSLPGDPWFMNPAEWLVDPS, from the coding sequence ATGAAACCTTCGCAATCACCTCCCGCCGTGGGCCGCCTGGCTCCTTCGCCGACCGGCGGGCTGCATCTCGGCCACGCCCGGACGTTCCTGATCGCCTGGCTCGCCGCCCGGAGCGGGGGGGGGCGGGTGATCCTCCGCATCGAGGACCTCGATGCCGCCCGCGTCCGCGACGAGGCCCGCGACGCCGCCCTGGTCGATCTGCGATGGCTCGGGCTCGACTGGGACGAGGGGCCCTACGTTCAGTCCGACCGCCGGGCGGTTTACGACGACGCGCTGGATCGCCTGAAGGCCGCCGAGCGGATCTACCCCTGCACCTGCACCCGGGCCGACATCGAGCGCGCCGCCAGCGCCCCGCATCCCGAGGATGAAGGCCCGACGTATCCCGGCGCCTGCGCCCATCGCCTGGCCGCCGACGCCCGGGCGTTCGGCGACCGCCCGTTCGCCTGGCGGTTCCGGGTCGAGCCCGGCCCGGTCGCGTGGGACGATCAGTTCCTCGGCCGTCGCGAACTCGACCCGACGCGCCTCGGCGGCGACTTCGTCATCGCCCGGAACACGCTCGGCCCGTCGTACCAGCTCGCCGTCGTGGTCGACGACGCCCTCATGGGCGTGTCCCAGGTCGTTCGGGGCGCGGACCTCGTACCGAGCACCCCCCGGCAGATCCTCCTGTACCGGGCGCTCGGCTGGACGCCCCCGCGCTTCGGGCACGTCCCCCTCGTCGTCGGTCCCGACGGCCGCCGACTGGCCAAGCGCGACGGCTCGATCAAGCTCTCCACCCTGCGCGAACAGGGCGTCGACCCTCAACGACTGATCGGAGCCCTCGCCCGGTCGTGCGGCTGGACTTCGACTCTTACTCCCTCTTACCCGGCCGATTGGATCAATCGCTATGATCCGGATTCCCTCCCCGGCGATCCCTGGTTCATGAATCCCGCCGAATGGCTTGTCGATCCCTCGTAG